The Chloroflexota bacterium genome contains a region encoding:
- a CDS encoding helix-turn-helix domain-containing protein, producing MAVSDLYGACDRCADVPAVLIDAWRTAIREAGIRSALHGGPRSFLPPTGLTPSERRLLTALRLAAPTPVTQRGLLEAIDGGRSGENSIRSHVQRLRRKVEPLGYEIRNVRGRGYCLAGWPQTP from the coding sequence ATGGCAGTGAGCGACCTGTACGGCGCATGTGATCGATGTGCCGACGTTCCCGCCGTGTTAATCGACGCCTGGCGAACCGCCATTCGCGAGGCCGGCATCAGGTCGGCCCTCCACGGCGGTCCTCGCTCCTTTCTGCCCCCAACGGGGCTGACGCCGAGCGAGCGCCGTCTGCTCACCGCGCTTCGCCTCGCCGCCCCGACGCCGGTCACACAGCGCGGCCTCCTCGAAGCCATCGACGGCGGCCGCAGCGGTGAGAACAGCATCCGGTCCCACGTCCAGCGGCTGAGAAGAAAAGTCGAGCCGCTCGGCTATGAGATCCGAAACGTGCGCGGGCGCGGCTACTGTCTCGCGGGCTGGCCGCAGACGCCGTAG
- a CDS encoding Rieske 2Fe-2S domain-containing protein encodes MLSQEENEAVSRVGPGTPMGELMRRYWLPGLLSSELPERDGPPLRLRLLGEDLIAFRDSNGLVGILGVHCPHRGASLFFGRNEAAGLRCVYHGWKFDVHGRCVDMPNEPPESNFKDKVRVTSYASREVGGAVWVYMGPGRPAPPLPDLEWMTVPPERRYQAKRVQHCNWLQALEGEIDQSHVSFVHRRFDGGNGRGQVDLIRTRDTHPRFEVMDTPYGVVIGAGRVADESLRYWRITQFLMPFWSMTGPYGENPIRHTRAWVPIDDETSVLFSVTFHPLRPLTDEEIGRMKAGSGAGYVGEGKFLPPTSQPFGAWRPRAGMENDFLLDRALQRSTFFSGIPEFWAQDAAVQETMGPICDRTHEHLGTSDLGVIRVRQRLLSAALALRDQGIAPESAMDGSLYRVRGAAVMVPAGESWFEASALHREVIAGTNPGGV; translated from the coding sequence ATGCTCAGTCAAGAAGAAAACGAAGCCGTATCGCGCGTAGGCCCGGGCACTCCCATGGGCGAGCTGATGCGGCGTTACTGGCTGCCCGGGCTCCTCTCCTCCGAGCTGCCGGAGCGGGATGGGCCCCCGCTCCGCCTGCGCTTGCTGGGCGAGGACCTGATCGCCTTTCGTGACTCCAATGGGCTCGTAGGCATCCTCGGTGTTCACTGTCCCCATCGCGGCGCATCGCTATTCTTCGGCCGGAACGAGGCGGCGGGTCTCCGTTGCGTGTATCACGGATGGAAATTCGACGTCCATGGCCGATGCGTGGACATGCCGAACGAGCCGCCCGAAAGCAACTTCAAGGACAAGGTCCGGGTGACGTCTTACGCGTCTCGCGAGGTCGGTGGCGCTGTATGGGTCTACATGGGGCCGGGGCGGCCGGCGCCACCCCTCCCCGATCTCGAGTGGATGACCGTTCCGCCGGAGCGCCGCTACCAGGCCAAGCGCGTCCAGCACTGCAACTGGCTACAGGCGCTGGAGGGCGAGATCGATCAGAGCCACGTCTCGTTCGTGCACCGGCGCTTCGACGGTGGCAACGGACGCGGCCAGGTGGACCTGATTCGGACCCGCGACACGCATCCGCGATTCGAAGTGATGGATACGCCCTACGGCGTGGTGATCGGCGCGGGGCGTGTGGCGGATGAGTCGCTGCGCTACTGGCGCATCACGCAGTTTCTGATGCCCTTCTGGTCCATGACCGGCCCGTACGGTGAGAACCCGATTCGCCACACGCGCGCCTGGGTGCCCATCGATGACGAGACGAGCGTGCTCTTCTCGGTCACGTTCCACCCGCTGCGCCCCCTGACCGATGAGGAGATCGGTCGGATGAAAGCCGGCTCTGGGGCAGGCTACGTCGGAGAGGGCAAGTTCCTCCCGCCGACGAGCCAGCCGTTTGGCGCATGGCGGCCGAGGGCCGGCATGGAAAACGATTTTCTCCTGGACCGAGCCCTCCAGCGGAGCACGTTCTTCTCGGGGATTCCCGAGTTCTGGGCCCAGGACGCCGCCGTCCAGGAGACGATGGGCCCGATCTGCGATCGGACCCACGAGCACCTCGGGACCTCGGACTTGGGGGTCATCCGCGTTCGGCAGCGGCTTCTATCCGCGGCGCTCGCCCTTCGCGATCAGGGTATCGCTCCGGAATCCGCGATGGACGGCTCGCTCTACCGTGTGCGCGGCGCCGCCGTGATGGTCCCCGCGGGCGAATCGTGGTTCGAAGCGAGTGCGCTGCACCGCGAGGTTATTGCCGGCACCAATCCGGGTGGCGTGTAA
- a CDS encoding SOS response-associated peptidase: MCGRYGVEPEYVQLALRYQAVVDAIDPGPRYNVAPSQDVPVIVERDGVRSLTHHRWGLIPFWAKDASIGNRLINARAETVATLPAFRDSFAHRRCIVPASRFYEWRRAGKVKVPHAIQRNDGFPMSFAGLWSSWRSPETTEPVHTCTIITTTANEAMAPIHDRMPVILDDDALRPWLDPTLADIGELQRLLVPCADDALYAYPISRLVNDVRNDSPRIIEPDPYGEELLKSAVSP; this comes from the coding sequence ATGTGCGGCCGCTACGGAGTCGAGCCCGAATATGTTCAGCTCGCGTTGCGCTACCAGGCGGTGGTCGATGCCATTGACCCAGGGCCTCGATATAACGTCGCGCCCTCACAGGACGTCCCGGTCATCGTAGAGCGCGACGGCGTCCGGTCTCTCACGCACCACCGCTGGGGCCTAATCCCCTTCTGGGCGAAGGACGCGTCGATCGGCAATCGCCTGATCAACGCGCGCGCGGAGACCGTCGCGACGCTACCAGCCTTTCGGGACTCGTTCGCTCATCGTCGGTGCATCGTTCCGGCCAGCAGGTTCTACGAGTGGCGGCGCGCGGGGAAAGTCAAGGTTCCCCACGCGATCCAGCGGAACGATGGCTTTCCCATGAGCTTCGCCGGCTTGTGGTCGTCGTGGCGGAGCCCGGAGACCACGGAGCCGGTCCACACCTGCACCATCATTACGACGACGGCAAATGAAGCGATGGCGCCCATTCACGACCGAATGCCCGTCATTCTGGACGATGACGCGCTACGCCCCTGGCTCGATCCAACGCTGGCTGACATCGGGGAGCTTCAGCGCCTTCTTGTCCCGTGCGCCGATGACGCGCTGTACGCGTATCCGATCTCGCGTCTCGTCAACGACGTCCGCAACGACAGCCCGCGCATCATCGAGCCGGACCCGTACGGCGAAGAGCTGCTCAAATCGGCCGTATCCCCTTGA